The proteins below come from a single Cryptococcus gattii WM276 chromosome D, complete sequence genomic window:
- a CDS encoding TAT-binding protein-like protein 7 (Similar to TIGR gene model, INSD accession AAW42802.1): protein MSQIMAHIPQAPIGELIKTPSKTQTVKRTRAATAAAKEKTQKIKGLNAQLVLSPSSRQTTRPALSPLQFGSRNANVSNAASPSPIKSKPVKASTPSKSKAKRGRPKKAGPAMISDENASHKFENKKLYSSSAVDPEHPFPPSHQSKLGHEKEHASPIKIEKAPKSKQIKAETIEKITEVPIDRQNMDADHDETPLQSAVDHSPAGEPHSLPTVGEIMDMDIDNVTGAEDTQLKEMIEVKPELDNANQANAVLTSAEENALDSAPKEEGTGDLNFGQPKEEAGEETRKETAIEDIQGREPTINETAGITGSNQSSHEMKEGPVPHTEFSVEVSPKTSTTESNGADTAVTSSTQPATVSQSPPAPFKASFMESSASSSTTALSSGAVPIPVRQVRSSWLSKALGTGTVPISNASGPAESNPAICKPFTAPSQQRPSAAMDFSGLRKSLLPIGGLKRKSGEGMGGQEEEDEGRRPDKFTKISSEPHDFQVSTTPGPMGRPKLPSKTPSFGTGSVNSNPASQSRSALPSGLIDDSHRPEISKVTKALDELREKTAKDLAKQKASSTGRPENGNVRAPKAKSTGAGFLRGLLNFGSVSEEEEAIRRARELEEEKIAEAELEKLMWNATKPVLDVESALDDPAADAVSASADPVPQQEGDNNAGRSTTPSLSPPPRLASLQPPQMQPQSATTATNDEDEEMFDEESVLDEIIPAEIIEPVYINDKPQQPSSSAAALPAVIDTSANPVKPSVSTTPVQERPSISLDRREKGQSKVSDINAKKMEKAKEQGKEHDYRGQGDTAVEKSDDERKTNGKSPVAHEAQGDYDNNVSDETEVATSSTLNHASTMAAKALGVRPATGPVKSLQLAAAAAKKEQNAASRKAAMRDQADKRKELLAQKKAEEERLRADEERKAKIAELEEKRRLRAEHEKRKKEREARVAAIAKERAAKEEKEMQAAKAKAEEEAARKRKLTVALNKSQSSGVPASKRLAGPSQSLAKGKESFRPAKTTSTHPLSQSTTEQQAPKAFRTAETTHTQSSTITLVKQTQRESQVERKPLGQPSRLSAMGNQAMRQPQHQQNQIPQRSSSAAPQNWTQVQTSLDEKALAQQSEDIVLPDIASEYSDPDEDTTRDFDRPAWAESPELRKALEAQAHINPDELFGPIKPLNMDELFKARAGKFRARTSSANWSRGDGLTRAEEVDYARRMGFTSLSYYDDAGGNGSHRG, encoded by the exons ACCCGTCCTGCCCTTTCTCCACTGCAATTCGGCTCACGTAACGCCAACGTCAGTAATGCTGCCAGTCCTTCGCCCATCAAGTCAAAGCCTGTCAAAGCATCTACTCCCAGCAAATCAAAGGCTAAGAGAGGACGGCCTAAAAAGGCGGGGCCTGCTATGATCAGCGACGAAAATGCCTCTCACAAATTTGAAAACAAGAAGCTTTACTCGTCCTCTGCTGTGGACCCTGAGCATCCATTTCCCCCCTCTCATCAAAGTAAACTTGGCCACGAGAAGGAGCATGCGTCGCCTATCAAAATTGAGAAGGCACCGAAATCGAAGCAGATCAAGGCAGAGACTATTGAGAAGATCACTGAAGTTCCTATTGATAGACAAAACATGGACGCCGACCACGATGAAACTCCTCTCCAAAGCGCTGTCGATCATTCTCCTGCAGGTGAACCCCACTCTCTGCCAACAGTCGGGGAGATAATGGACATGGACATTGATAACGTAACAGGAGCCGAAGATACACAATTAAAGGAAATGATCGAGGTCAAGCCCGAACTTGACAATGCCAACCAAGCGAACGCTGTGCTCACATCCGCGGAAGAGAATGCGCTTGATAGCGCACCTAAAGAGGAAGGGACTGGAGATCTTAATTTCGGTCAAcccaaagaagaagctggCGAAGAAACTAGGAAGGAGACTGCTATTGAAGACATTCAGGGTCGAGAGCCGACCATTAATGAAACAGCGGGAATTACTGGATCTAATCAAAGTTCCCATGAAATGAAGGAGGGACCAGTTCCTCACACAGAATTTTCAGTGGAGGTCTCTCCCAAAACATCCACAACCGAGTCCAATGGGGCAGACACTGCTGTAACCTCTTCCACTCAACCGGCTACAGTGTCACAATCTCCCCCAGCCCCCTTCAAGGCTTCCTTTATGGAAtcttccgcctcttcctccaccACTGCATTGTCTTCCGGCGCTGTCCCCATCCCCGTTCGTCAAGTCCGCTCCTCTTGGCTTAGTAAAGCCCTTGGTACTGGTACTGTGCCCATTTCCAACGCGTCAGGACCGGCCGAAAGCAATCCAGCGATTTGCAAGCCTTTCACTGCCCCGTCTCAACAAAGACCCAGTGCAGCCATGGACTTCTCTGGCCTTCGAAAGAGTTTACTCCCTATTGGAGGACTTAAACGAAAGTCTGGTGAGGGTATGGGAGGacaggaggaagaggacgaagGGCGCAGACCGGACAAGTTCACTAAGATATCTTCTGAACCACATGACTTCCAGGTTTCAACTACTCCTGGTCCCATGGGTAGACCTAAGCTGCCATCAAAAACGCCGTCGTTTGGTACTGGAAGCGTCAATTCAAATCCTGCTTCTCAAAGTCGATCCGCTTTACCTTCTGGTTTGATTGACGATTCCCATCGCCCCGAGATTTCCAAAGTCACCAAAGCCCTCGATGAACTTCGAGAAAAAACAGCAAAGGACCTCGCCAAACAGAAGGCTTCGTCAACAGGCCGTCCTGAAAATGGAAATGTTCGGGCGCCCAAAGCTAAAAGCACTGGAGCAGGTTTTTTGAGAGGACTGCTCAATTTTGGGAGTGTatctgaagaagaagaagccaTCAGGCGAGCGAGGGagttggaggaggagaagataGCCGAGGCAGAGTTAGAAAAACTGATGTGGAACGCAACTAAACCTGTTTTGGACGTTGAGTCGGCTCTCGACGACCCTGCTGCTGACGCTGTGTCTGCTTCGGCCGATCCGGTTCCTCAACAGGAAGGTGACAACAATGCTGGTCGCTCTACTACCCCTTCTTTGTCCCCTCCTCCAAGACTTGCATCCTTACAGCCACCTCAGATGCAACCCCAGTCAGCCACCACGGCAACCAAcgatgaggacgaggagaTGTTTGATGAGGAATCAGTTCTGGATGAAATCATACCTGCTGAAATTATTGAACCTGTCTACATCAATGACAAGCCTCAGCAGCCGTCTTCATCTGCGGCTGCTCTTCCTGCTGTGATCGATACGTCTGCTAACCCTGTCAAACCATCAGTCTCGACAACTCCAGTACAAGAGAGGCCATCCATATCGCTTGAcagaagagaaaaaggtCAGAGCAAAGTGTCAGATATAAACGCcaagaagatggaaaaagCAAAGGAGCAAGGAAAAGAACATGACTATCGCGGCCAAGGGGACACGGCAGTCGAGAAGTCAGATGACGAAAGGAAAACAAATGGCAAATCCCCAGTAGCACATGAGGCTCAAGGAGATTACGATAATAATGTCAGTGATGAAACTGAGGTGG CTACAAGTAGTACGCTCAACCATGCTTCTACTATGGCTGCCAAGGCTTTAGGTGTCAGGCCTGCTACTGGACCGGTCAAAAGCTTGCAACTTGCTGCCGCCGCGGCCAAAAAG GAACAAAATGCCGCTAGTCGCAAGGCGGCCATGAGAGATCAAGCGGATAAGCGGAAGGAGCTGTTAGCCCAGAAAAAGGCTGAGGAAGAACGTCTACGAGCAGACGAAGAGAGGAAGGCGAAAATAGCAGAGCtagaggagaagagaagacTCCGGGCTGAGCATGAGAAAcgaaagaaggaaagagaagctAGGGTAGCAGCTATCGCCAAGGAGAGAGCGGCtaaggaagaaaaggaaatgCAGGCCGCCAAGGCGAAG GCCGAAGAGGAAGCTGCACGCAAGAGGAAACTAACAGTGGCACTTAACAAATCCCAATCTTCTGGCGTACCTGCTTCCAAACGTCTTGCAGGCCCCAGTCAATCTCTAGCCAAAGGCAAAGAGTCTTTCCGTCCTGCAAAGACTACATCCACTCATCCCCTTTCCCAATCGACCACCGAGCAGCAAGCTCCCAAGGCCTTCCGAACGGCAGAGACTACACATACTCAGTCTTCAACCATCACACTTGTAAAGCAGACTCAGCGCGAGAGCCAGGTAGAACGAAAACCACTAGGTCAGCCTTCACGGCTCTCGGCAATGGGAAATCAAGCTATGAGGCAGCCGCAACATCAGCAAAACCAAATCCCTCAACGAAGTTCTTCAGCCGCTCCGCAAAACTGGACACAAGTTCAGACTTCCTTGGACGAAAAGGCATTGGCGCAACAGTCCGAAGATATCGTCCTACCAGACATTGCTTCAGA GTACTCTGATCCCGATGAGGACACCACTCGCGACTTTGACCGACCAGCCTGGGCTGAATCACCTGAACTGCGCAAAGCTCTCGAGGCCCAAGCGCACATTAATCCAGATGAACTATTTGGTCCTATCAAACCTCTTAACATGGACGAACTGTTCAAAGCCCGGGCTGGCAAGTTTAGGGCAAGAACGAGTTCAGCAAATTGGAGCAGAGGTGATGGGCTTACCAGAGCCGAGGAGGTCGATTATGCGAGGAGGATGGGGTTCACTTCCTTATCCTACTATGATGATGCTGGAGGTAATGGGTCGCATCGGGGATAA
- a CDS encoding Hypothetical protein (Similar to TIGR gene model, INSD accession AAW43292.1; CND04510), whose amino-acid sequence MPTDGAGAGAMYAAELVAHNHSCQSSSPTSGNWCFCGNPVEEGGIYCSVACARYDAINSLCYKTHQPPLFDQDIDIQQAGSLTQTPSQALLPSSSSTSASAAIASDDDHWHAPHYRPSHADLRKQERRDERRRRRAEGSSNGSMSSNRSTVLSTTSSISSRALPDLVGGGGHSRNPSAASSVTSFASSAFSLSRNPSVASNHSKRGLGGGFNVDSIIMETEGEQEWLRSESPKPYGSISLARQPHHKRLNSRSASGRRKKNTPDLPLGMGQDMRDVLEEIIQMEQSYLFGPPRTPSPFSNRKGTLPVPDAPDVSVRGHRSTVSQNALAPPHTPAYQPQRGPRQSSLFGMHQSSLSESHTALYLATASPAAAETRSASPRLEARRSLVFTADSAGPSINVDTEHLSTGIPSLTLPPRNSEANSPMVTPMNRRFVQNRTPKAIHPSMDGWRFPSPMNAATPTRGARQHVPDTPLPMMEESRGIHGMGQNRCPSPVRIAPALLWPPQSPSRSNSPRLNLAPSLFPSSPVGIPQSVKPLLQVEHNDMARSDTEDDIMDVEMGGSPRDHGNSTETSGNGARYLLVPLETEVQRY is encoded by the exons ATGCCCACTGATGGCGCTGGCGCCGGCGCCATGTATGCCGCAGAGTTAGTCGCGCACAACCACAGCTGTCAATCATCAAGTCCTACATCGGGCAACTGGTGCTTCTGCGGAAATCCTGTAGAGGAAGGCGGCATCTATTGTAGCGTCG CCTGTGCTCGATACGACGCGATCAACTCTTTGTGTTATAAAACCCATCAACCACCTCTCTTCGACCAAGACATCGACATCCAGCAGGCCGGGTCACTCACACAAACTCCCTCTCAAGCCTTGCTTCCAAGTTCTTCATCAACATCAGCATCAGCCGCAATTGCTAGCGATGACGATCACTGGCACGCTCCACATTACCGCCCGTCGCACGCCGATCTGAGAAAgcaagaaagaagagatgaaagAAGGCGGAGGCGAGCAGAAGGAAGCTCTAACGGATCTATGAGCAGCAACCGAAGCACAGTTCTGTCGACCACATCTTCGATATCATCGCGTGCTCTCCCAGATCTTGTGGGAGGGGGCGGACATTCGCGTAATCCATCCGCTGCAAGTTCTGTCACGTCGTTCGCATCATCGGCGTTTAGTTTATCGAGGAATCCATCAGTCGCGAGCAACCACTCCAAGAGAGGCCTTGGCGGCGGCTTTAATGTCGACAGCATAATCATGGAGACCGAAGGGGAGCAAGAATGGCTTCGCTCAGAGTCGCCCAAACCCTATGGATCCATTTCTTTGGCGAGACAACCTCATCATAAGCGGCTAAATAGTCGCTCAGCGAGTGGCCGCCGGAAGAAAAACACCCCTGACTTGCCTTTAGGTATGGGTCAAGACATGCGTGACGTGCTTGAAGAGATTATCCAAATGGAACAATCGTATCTT TTTGGTCCTCCTCGTACACCCTCCCCGTTTTCGAATAGAAAAGGCACTCTTCCAGTGCCTGATGCGCCTGATGTCTCTGTCAGAGGACATCGATCTACCGTGTCTCAAAATGCACTGGCTCCGCCACACACACCGGCGTACCAACCCCAGAGAGGTCCCCGCCAATCTTCATTATTCGGTATGCACCAATCATCCCTTTCGGAATCACACACTGCGTTATATCTTGCAACTGCTTCTCCAGCGGCTGCTGAAACGCGTAGCGCTTCCCCAAGGCTTGAGGCTCGCCGAAGTCTCGTGTTCACTGCCGATAGTGCAGGACCTTCCATCAATGTCGACACCGAGCATCTTTCTACTGGAATTCCTAGTCTCACCCTACCTCCGCGAAACTCTGAAGCCAACTCCCCAATGGTCACACCAATGAACCGCAGGTTCGTGCAGAACCGCACGCCCAAAGCAATTCATCCATCgatggatggatggagaTTTCCATCTCCCATGAATGCGGCTACTCCTACTAGAGGTGCTCGCCAACACGTACCGGATACTCCTCTTCCCATGATGGAAGAATCAAGAGGAATTCACGGAATGGGACAAAATAGATGCCCTAGCCCTGTGCGCATCGCCCCTGCGCTGCTTTGGCCTCCTCAGTCTCCATCACGCTCCAATTCGCCACGGTTGAACCTTGCGCCGTCGCTCTTTCCTAGCTCTCCAGTAGGTATACCACAGAGTGTCAAGCCTCTTTTGCAAGTGGAACATAACGATATGGCGCGAAGCGATACAGAGGATGATATTATGGATGTAGAGATGGGCGGGAGCCCAAGGGACCATGGTAATTCTACAGAAACGTCTGGGAATGGAGCAAGATATCTACTAGTGCCCCTGGAAACAGAGGTTCAGAGGTACTAG
- a CDS encoding WD-repeat protein, putative (Similar to TIGR gene model, INSD accession AAW42800.1), giving the protein MAAICIFPAVYKGARHLFSFGPATADESSSAAVCQFPHLISSRPYPRFHLSNRLSTMELYMYTPPVYMAPIRPLVKPAPSVPIVKEGPIPELFQAPEGEYNLADPGSVFPVLGNTSPNIASELRLAAQPGPFLGGPGFGLPPTPQQTSPSAASASSTSFGATLINGKWEPIYPTRMSWVMVQFPSKIGDRGFGGLLGKSGKSDTAAFLPPAAADGRYPTKSSYSSSSSSSSPVPSEPQSVPFAMSPPTTQSKWPFAKTINGIPRPKTSMRNSTSDFVQRVIGLDSASKYLAEKGKTVSEVVKWGCWHMGKQWAWADFGKQANETDKKSKETLVKVLFSTPLTCTAIINQTAGVDRLDVIIGFETGDLVWLDPILGRYTRLNKNGVLNSSRVVGVYPDPRQPTHFLALFADYTILRFNISLEDPLNAANITSRPWDVFFDRVLLAITNGPDPSLSGDSGAGRYLDREQGVELLKWKNEDWVAGVEIEKSKDKNAIVFTGRNPVAALKIGSAQIKALAYSPDGGKLAAVSSDGLLRVIDTSEERITDTFSGYYGALNCVVWSPDSRLIAAGGEDDFVTLFSTGRDARPIARCQGHSSYVTCIAFDPQSNNPSSRAYRFVSVGEDGKLLFWDYSPAAVHKPRQHHPNNSVQRDAAASSMTVNIMDHSRSHTPAERTSGRFHAAPSRKSVPTLQPIMSKTVDVTILTGVYCLPDAIATVSRQGVARFWMRPSSRPST; this is encoded by the exons ATGGCAGCTATTTGCATTTTTCCTGCTGTATATAAAGGGG CTCGGCATCTATTCTCGTTCGGCCCGGCGACGGCCGACGAGTCCTCATCCGCTGCTGTCTGTCAATTCCCGCATCTCATCTCATCTCGTCCATATCCTCGATTCCACCTCTCCAATCGCCTATCCACCATGGAGCTCTATATGTACACCCCCCCGGTCTACATGGCCCCAATTAGGCCTTTAGTTAAACCAGCGCCATCCGTCCCCATCGTCAAGGAAGGCCCAATTCCAGAGCTCTTCCAGGCTCCCGAGGGCGAGTATAACCTTGCAGATCCGGGATCCGTGTTTCCTGTGCTAGGGAACACTTCACCCAATATCGCTTCGGAACTAAGGCTGGCAGCTCAACCTGGACCATTCCTTGGCGGTCCCGGTTTTGGTCTTCCTCCCACTCCGCAACAAACTAGCCCCAGTGCTGCCTCTGCCTCATCTACCTCCTTCGGAGCCACCTTGATCAATGGAAAGTGGGAACCCATTTATCCTACAAGGATGAGCTGGGTGATGGTCCAGTTTCCTTCAAAAATTGGAGATAGGGGATTTGGAGGTCTTCTGGGTAAAAGCGGAAAGAGTGACACCGCTGCTTTTCTTCCGCCTGCCGCTGCGGATGGACGATACCCTACCAAGTCCAGCTACTCATCTTCCTCGAGCTCATCATCCCCTGTCCCATCAGAACCGCAATCTGTCCCATTTGCAATGTCTCCCCCAACCACTCAGTCCAAATGGCCATTTGCCAAGACTATCAATGGCATCCCCAGACCTAAAACGAGCATGCGCAATTCAACCTCCGACTTTGTCCAAAGGGTAATTGGGCTGGACTCAGCCTCTAAGTACCTGGCTGAGAAAGGCAAGACCGTTTCTGAGGTCGTTAAATGGGGCTGCTGGCATATGGGAAAACAATGGGCTTGGGCTGATTTTGGCAAACAAGCGAACGAGACTGACAAAAAAAGCAAG GAAACACTTGTCAAAGTACTGTTTTCGACGCCTTTGACTTGCACCGCTATTATCAATCAGACAGCAGGCGTCGATAGGCTCGACGTCATTATTGGTTTTGAGACTGGAGACCTGGTTTGGCTTGATCCTATCCTTGGAAGGTACACTCGGCTCAATAAAAAC GGCGTATTAAACTCCTCCCGGGTGGTCGGCGTCTACCCCGATCCTCGACAGCCCACTCATTTCTTGGCACTTTTCGCGGATTATACCATTTTGAGGTTCAACATCTCTCTCGAAGACCCATTAAATGCCGCAAACATTACCTCACGTCCATGGGACGTTTTTTTTGATCGCGTTCTCCTTGCCATTACGAATGGGCCTGACCCTAGCTTGAGCGGTGACAGCGGTGCCGGTCGTTATCTCGATAGAGAGCAAGGTGTCGAACTTTTGAAGTGGAAAAACGAGGATTGGGTGGCCGGGGTAGAGATTGAAAAGTCGAAGGATAAGAACGCGATTGTATTCACAGGGCGGAACCCAGTAGCAGCCCTTAAAATTGGTAGTGCACAAATCAAAG CTTTGGCATACTCTCCCGATGGCGGAAAATTGGCCGCGGTGTCATCCGACGGACTCTTGAGGGTGATTGATACGAGTGAAGAGCG TATCACCGATACATTTTCCGGCTATTATGGTGCTTTGAATTGC GTCGTTTGGTCTCCTGATTCTCGCCTGATAGCAGCAGGAGGCGAAGATGATTTCGTCACTCTGTTCTCAACAGGGCGAGATGCCCGCCCTATCGCGAGATGCCAAGGTCACAGCTCCTACGTCACGTGTATCGCATTCGATCCGCAAAGCAATAATCCATCGTCACGGGCTTATCGATTCGTCAGTGTgggagaggatggaaagTTGTTATTT TGGGACTACTCTCCTGCTGCTGTGCATAAGCCACGACAACATCACCCCAACAACTCTGTGCAGCGCGATGCTGCTGCTAGCTCCATGACTGTCAACATTATGGATCATTCACGCTCCCATACTCCCGCTGAGCGTACTTCTGGCAGATTTCACGCAGCTCCGTCGCGTAAATCAGTTCCCACGCTTCAGCCAATTATG TCTAAAACGGTAGATGTCACCATCCTGACCGGCGTATATTGCCTTCCAGATGCTATTGCCACTGTCTCTCGCCAAGGCGTAGCTCGATTTTGGATGCGGCCCTCCTCAAGACCATCTACTTGA